From Rutidosis leptorrhynchoides isolate AG116_Rl617_1_P2 chromosome 3, CSIRO_AGI_Rlap_v1, whole genome shotgun sequence, a single genomic window includes:
- the LOC139900456 gene encoding uncharacterized protein, which produces MKHKGWVDGLPKVLWAHRTTHKNSTGETPFSLVYGSETVIPAEITIPTERVLSYSEEENDERLRTNLDYAEERREMAAICEAANKQRIAKSYDKRVRAITYKVGDLVWHDNQGSRTQNTRKLGPNWEGPYKVIGISNTGTYKLAKSQINSKVTNLHYNNTPLFSK; this is translated from the coding sequence ATGAAGCACAAAGGATGGGTGGATGGTTTGCCCAAAGTCTTATGGGCACATAGAACAACGCACAAGAACAGCACGGGAGAAACACCGTTCAGCTTGGTATACGGCTCGGAGACGGTAATCCCGGCGGAGATAACCATTCCAACTGAAAGAGTGCTATCATATAGCGAAGAGGAAAATGACGAAAGGCTGCGCACCAATTTGGATTATGCAGAAGAACGCAGGGAAATGGCGGCAATCTGTGAAGCAGCCAACAAACAGCGCATCGCAAAGTCTTATGATAAGCGCGTGCGAGCGATAACATACAAGGTGGGAGACCTTGTATGGCATGATAATCAAGGAAGCAGGACCCAAAACACTAGGAAGTTGGGTCCGAATTGGGAAGGACCTTACAAAGTCATTGGGATCAGTAACACTGGAACTTACAAACTGGCAAAGTCACAAATTAATTCAAAAGTCACAAATTTACATTATAATAATACACCTTTATTTTCAAAGTAA